Proteins encoded in a region of the Mesoflavibacter profundi genome:
- a CDS encoding MarC family NAAT transporter, translating to MDLFLVAFGALFSIINPLGTVPVFVGLTQEHSKKERSKIAFWTALDVLIILLLSFFAGQYILSFFGITLHALKIAGGLIITSSGFALLTGKFREHKGMKRKLVQEDIHTRDAISLTPLAIPMLAGPGTISLLITYNQDYNLNSEITIIICAILIAALSIYFILKSAHFIVKFLGASGINALSRIIGFIVIAIGVQYIISSVEEILSRILN from the coding sequence ATGGACTTATTTTTAGTTGCTTTTGGCGCATTATTTTCTATAATTAACCCTTTAGGTACAGTACCTGTTTTTGTTGGATTAACACAAGAGCATAGTAAAAAAGAAAGATCTAAAATTGCATTTTGGACAGCTTTAGATGTTTTAATTATTTTATTACTGTCTTTTTTTGCTGGACAATATATACTGTCTTTTTTTGGTATAACGTTACATGCACTTAAAATAGCTGGTGGACTAATTATTACATCTTCAGGTTTTGCTTTACTAACCGGAAAGTTTAGAGAGCATAAAGGAATGAAACGTAAGTTAGTACAAGAAGATATTCATACAAGAGACGCCATAAGTTTAACACCTTTAGCGATACCTATGCTGGCTGGTCCAGGAACAATTTCGTTATTAATTACTTATAATCAAGACTATAATTTAAATTCGGAAATAACTATCATTATTTGCGCAATACTAATTGCAGCGTTAAGTATTTATTTCATTCTAAAAAGCGCTCATTTTATCGTTAAATTTTTAGGCGCTTCTGGTATTAATGCACTTTCTAGAATAATTGGGTTTATTGTTATTGCAATTGGTGTGCAGTATATTATTTCTTCTGTAGAAGAAATTTTAAGCCGAATTTTAAATTAA
- a CDS encoding multidrug effflux MFS transporter, with amino-acid sequence MQNSNPVFKNEFVALMASLMSIVALTIDALLPALPEIAQDLNITNPNSTQLLITMIFLGIGFGQLIFGPLSDSYGRKPIVYIGFLIFIISSIICVTTKSFEIMLAARVFQGVGLSSPRTISIAMVRDSFSGDFMAKILSIIVMFFILVPVIAPTFGQVLLDLFNWQAIFNANLIFGSLVMLWFWKRQPETLPKEKRIKFKPNIFITGTKEFLKHKSAVAFTLTSGFITGSFMVYLSTSQQIYQEQYDLGELFPYFFASTALSIGLSTFANSRLVMRFGSYNIAFYATVAYCIISILYVILFWSGNNPSIAVLISFFLIQFFAVGFIFGNYRSLAMEPLGHIAGIGAAINGFVSTVMAVPIANYIGSFVHTSVLPLFIGFSVFGVLSLITFSLLKYSNSRKLI; translated from the coding sequence ATGCAAAACTCAAACCCTGTTTTTAAAAACGAATTTGTAGCATTAATGGCCTCTTTAATGTCCATTGTTGCTCTTACCATAGACGCATTATTACCTGCTTTACCTGAAATTGCTCAAGATTTAAACATTACAAATCCTAATAGTACACAGTTATTAATTACTATGATTTTTTTAGGAATTGGATTTGGTCAACTTATTTTTGGTCCATTATCAGATAGTTATGGACGTAAACCTATTGTGTACATTGGATTTTTAATTTTTATTATTTCTAGTATTATTTGCGTAACAACTAAAAGTTTTGAAATAATGCTAGCAGCAAGAGTATTTCAAGGTGTTGGATTATCCTCGCCTAGAACAATTTCTATAGCAATGGTAAGAGACTCTTTTAGTGGTGATTTTATGGCTAAAATCTTATCTATAATAGTCATGTTTTTTATTTTGGTTCCTGTAATTGCTCCTACTTTTGGACAAGTCTTACTAGATCTATTTAATTGGCAGGCTATTTTTAATGCTAATCTAATTTTTGGCTCTTTAGTGATGTTATGGTTTTGGAAACGTCAACCAGAAACATTACCCAAAGAAAAACGTATTAAATTTAAACCCAACATTTTTATTACAGGAACAAAAGAGTTTTTAAAACATAAATCTGCTGTAGCCTTTACTTTAACTTCTGGATTTATTACTGGATCTTTTATGGTGTATTTAAGTACTTCGCAACAGATTTATCAAGAACAATATGATTTAGGAGAACTGTTTCCTTACTTTTTTGCTAGTACTGCTTTATCTATTGGACTATCTACTTTTGCTAATAGTAGATTGGTAATGCGTTTTGGATCATACAATATTGCATTTTATGCAACTGTTGCTTATTGTATAATTTCTATTTTATATGTCATTCTATTTTGGTCAGGCAATAATCCAAGTATAGCTGTACTAATTTCGTTTTTCTTAATTCAGTTTTTTGCTGTAGGTTTTATTTTTGGAAATTACCGTTCTTTAGCAATGGAACCTTTAGGTCATATCGCTGGAATTGGTGCTGCAATTAACGGATTTGTATCTACCGTTATGGCAGTTCCTATTGCAAATTACATTGGTAGTTTTGTACATACTTCTGTATTGCCTTTATTTATAGGTTTTTCGGTATTTGGTGTATTATCGCTTATTACTTTTAGCTTATTAAAGTATAGTAACTCTAGAAAATTAATTTAA
- a CDS encoding cytochrome-c peroxidase — protein MRIFKISLIICLTIFFSCKKEQPKTENIIDFKTAQTYYINHMSLANQYLDSLDNVGYKDKLSKYYFKCARAEFKKAEPFASYLNPEVGHRANGPALPIYKEDTGKVLHPIGLQKIEESIYTQETTAEDFKQEIKITKGLLQILIGDMQKRDLDAQRFFRATHQQLFRIVSLAISGFDTPVSHLGIEESATSLQSLLDVYKLTLQPTIITKDKTLDKKFISTVKSTISFINSNTDFETFDRFTFTKSYLNPITTHWVSIRKTSNIWQPTTTDAFNFDANTFFETNSFNLNFFTPVNNRNPTKDQIELGKKLFVDKNLSANQDMACITCHIPNLGYADAKKASLDNNGDAMSRNTPTLINSAFQQSFFWDGRSETMIEQIASVFLNEKEFNTNVHQFSEAILKDSTYINQFKVAYGKMPKKNTDVIKALSAYISTLNSFDSRFDKNIRGEINDYTNQEKLGYNLFMGKALCATCHFVPLTNGTVPPFFSETEKEVIGVAYSNQNKILDPDLGFYFKYKEELHKGMFKTPTVRNVAITAPYMHNGAYNTLEEVMNFYNIGGGNGLGFNLDHQTLPIDQLNLTETEQQAIIAYLKSLTSIPEDNY, from the coding sequence ATGAGAATTTTTAAAATTAGCTTAATAATTTGCCTTACTATCTTTTTTTCTTGTAAAAAAGAACAACCTAAAACAGAAAACATTATAGACTTTAAAACTGCACAAACCTATTATATTAATCACATGTCTTTAGCAAATCAATATTTAGACAGCTTAGATAATGTTGGTTACAAAGACAAACTTTCTAAATACTATTTTAAATGTGCTAGAGCCGAATTTAAAAAGGCAGAACCTTTTGCTTCTTATTTAAATCCAGAAGTTGGACATCGTGCAAATGGACCAGCTTTACCTATTTATAAAGAAGATACTGGTAAAGTACTACATCCAATAGGATTACAAAAAATTGAAGAAAGCATTTACACTCAAGAAACTACTGCAGAAGATTTTAAACAAGAAATTAAAATCACTAAAGGATTACTGCAAATTCTAATTGGTGATATGCAAAAAAGAGACTTAGATGCACAACGTTTTTTTAGAGCTACACATCAACAATTATTTAGAATAGTTAGCCTTGCAATTTCTGGTTTTGATACGCCTGTAAGTCACTTAGGCATAGAAGAGTCTGCAACTTCTTTACAAAGTTTACTAGACGTTTATAAATTAACTTTACAACCAACAATTATAACTAAAGACAAAACTTTAGATAAAAAGTTTATTAGTACGGTAAAAAGCACCATTTCATTTATAAATAGTAACACAGATTTTGAAACCTTTGACAGGTTTACGTTTACTAAATCGTACTTAAATCCTATTACTACACATTGGGTTTCAATTAGAAAAACCAGTAATATTTGGCAACCAACAACAACAGATGCTTTTAATTTTGATGCTAATACTTTTTTTGAAACAAACAGTTTTAATCTTAACTTTTTTACACCAGTTAATAACCGTAATCCAACAAAAGATCAAATAGAATTAGGTAAAAAATTATTTGTAGATAAAAACCTATCTGCAAATCAAGATATGGCTTGTATTACATGTCATATTCCAAATTTAGGATATGCAGATGCTAAAAAAGCTAGTCTGGACAATAACGGAGACGCCATGTCTAGAAATACACCTACTTTAATAAATAGCGCATTTCAGCAAAGCTTTTTTTGGGACGGACGATCAGAAACTATGATTGAGCAAATTGCATCTGTTTTTTTAAATGAAAAAGAATTTAATACTAATGTTCATCAGTTTTCTGAAGCCATTTTAAAAGATTCAACCTATATAAATCAATTTAAAGTAGCGTATGGTAAAATGCCCAAAAAGAACACAGATGTTATTAAAGCGCTTTCGGCTTACATTTCAACTTTAAATAGTTTTGACTCAAGATTTGATAAAAATATTAGAGGAGAAATTAATGATTATACCAACCAAGAAAAACTTGGTTATAACTTATTTATGGGTAAAGCATTATGTGCAACTTGTCATTTTGTTCCTTTAACTAACGGAACTGTTCCTCCTTTTTTCTCGGAAACCGAAAAAGAAGTCATTGGTGTTGCCTACTCTAACCAGAACAAAATTTTAGATCCAGATTTAGGATTTTACTTTAAATATAAAGAAGAATTACATAAAGGTATGTTTAAAACTCCAACGGTTAGAAACGTTGCTATTACAGCGCCTTACATGCATAATGGTGCATATAATACGTTGGAAGAAGTGATGAATTTTTATAATATTGGTGGCGGAAATGGTTTAGGTTTTAATTTAGATCATCAAACATTACCTATTGACCAGTTAAATTTAACCGAAACTGAACAACAAGCTATTATTGCTTACCTAAAATCCCTTACAAGTATTCCTGAAGATAACTATTAG
- a CDS encoding PhoX family protein: MNTLKKLCFQFGLIASLGTLFVACDGEDGLNGQDGQDGQNGQDFTPQQTIFSNKSSLDPLVNINSNFSNVNAYSLISSTDVLSNGFRLVGAQDGAGLLKDGDEYIYVVNAEDDYSVSRIRFDQYMNPIQGEWLLNAGVADYARQCSGTMWEASIHGGSQDLFLSASESISYDVKGIDPWITNPTPTADFGLDALGEFSWENAVPLPKDAYSGKTVIIGGDDDSSGSEGQVTMYLSENGDADLDNGKIYVLRFKQVSDGNGGTQDVAANTVYNEGDLDFGSTYDVEFVEIVNGANFTKNEMETACSNVFASQFMRVEDVDYQKGTDENARNVYFAVTGRGPGQGTYNDWGTVYKLVLDPTNPLQGQLTQIVSGNTDTNNMDGNLSTLQSPDNICVTENYVYIQEDPNSFSRNHAARIYQTDLNGNNPLAVLDLKIEPNLEPNGSDAFSGEFGALIDISDKVGEPDTFILNLQPHYWKSNDFVSNNLPHNQGGQIVLLQGLPR; the protein is encoded by the coding sequence ATGAACACACTAAAAAAACTTTGCTTTCAATTTGGTCTTATTGCATCACTAGGTACTTTGTTTGTAGCTTGTGATGGCGAAGACGGATTAAACGGTCAAGATGGCCAAGACGGACAAAACGGACAAGACTTTACTCCACAACAAACTATTTTTTCAAATAAATCTAGTTTAGATCCATTAGTTAACATTAACTCTAATTTTAGTAATGTTAATGCTTATTCTTTAATTAGTTCTACAGACGTTTTATCTAACGGATTTAGATTAGTTGGTGCACAAGATGGTGCTGGATTACTAAAAGATGGTGATGAATATATCTATGTAGTAAATGCAGAAGATGATTATAGTGTATCAAGAATAAGATTTGATCAATACATGAATCCTATTCAAGGTGAATGGTTATTAAATGCTGGTGTAGCAGATTATGCTAGACAATGCTCTGGTACAATGTGGGAAGCATCTATACATGGCGGCTCACAAGATTTATTTTTATCTGCTTCCGAGAGTATTTCTTACGATGTTAAAGGTATAGATCCTTGGATAACAAACCCAACTCCAACAGCAGATTTTGGTTTAGATGCTTTAGGCGAATTTTCTTGGGAAAACGCTGTGCCTTTACCTAAAGATGCTTACTCTGGTAAAACAGTAATTATTGGTGGTGATGACGATTCTAGCGGATCTGAAGGACAAGTAACTATGTATTTGTCTGAAAATGGTGATGCAGATTTAGATAATGGTAAAATATACGTACTAAGGTTTAAACAAGTTTCTGATGGAAATGGAGGCACACAAGATGTTGCTGCAAATACAGTTTACAACGAAGGTGATTTAGACTTTGGATCTACTTATGATGTAGAATTTGTTGAAATCGTTAACGGTGCAAACTTTACAAAAAACGAAATGGAAACTGCTTGTTCCAATGTATTTGCTTCTCAATTTATGCGTGTAGAAGATGTAGACTACCAAAAAGGTACAGATGAAAATGCAAGAAATGTCTATTTTGCTGTTACAGGTCGTGGTCCAGGACAAGGTACTTATAACGATTGGGGAACAGTTTATAAATTAGTTTTAGATCCTACAAACCCATTACAAGGTCAGCTTACACAAATTGTAAGTGGTAACACAGACACTAATAATATGGATGGTAATTTAAGTACATTACAAAGTCCAGATAACATATGTGTAACAGAAAACTATGTATACATTCAAGAAGATCCAAATTCTTTTAGCCGAAATCACGCTGCAAGAATCTACCAAACAGATCTAAATGGTAACAACCCATTAGCTGTGTTAGATCTTAAAATAGAACCAAACTTAGAACCTAACGGAAGTGATGCTTTTTCTGGAGAATTTGGTGCATTAATTGATATTTCTGATAAAGTTGGAGAACCAGATACATTTATTTTAAATCTTCAGCCGCATTACTGGAAAAGTAACGATTTTGTATCTAATAACTTACCGCACAATCAAGGTGGACAAATTGTTTTATTACAAGGCTTACCTAGATAA